Proteins from a genomic interval of Quercus lobata isolate SW786 chromosome 11, ValleyOak3.0 Primary Assembly, whole genome shotgun sequence:
- the LOC115967193 gene encoding uncharacterized protein LOC115967193, which translates to MDFEVIERLQSISLTETEGKAIGLNPSRRTQTLDDYSLSFVGRFLTTRDVNHRAAKNLLCSAWKLGNDLQIVDVGEALYLFRFKLESQLQCVQDSGPWSFDNHLLVTRRWEIGMAAHNIVFTHVPLWVQVWGLPFDLMTEETARDIGSKLGTVLMVDSKPFESDQARFLCIRISIPLKPTAPAGKSSH; encoded by the coding sequence ATGGATTTCGAGGTCATTGAGAGACTCCAAAGTATCTCACTCACTGAGACAGAGGGCAAGGCGATTGGTTTGAATCCCAGTCGTAGAACACAGACACTGGACGACTACTCTCTCAGCTTTGTTGGTCGCTTTCTTACAACGAGAGACGTCAACCATAGGGCTGCGAAGAACCTGCTGTGCTCCGCATGGAAACTCGGTAACGATCTCCAGATTGTTGATGTTGGTGAGGCATTATACTTATTCCGCTTTAAACTTGAAAGCCAACTCCAGTGTGTGCAGGATAGTGGCCCTTGGAGTTTCGATAATCACCTTCTGGTGACGCGGAGATGGGAAATCGGTATGGCAGCGCACAACATTGTTTTTACGCATGTCCCATTATGGGTCCAAGTTTGGGGTTTACCCTTCGATCTCATGACAGAAGAAACTGCTAGGGACATTGGGTCAAAACTTGGGACTGTGCTTATGGTAGATAGCAAGCCGTTTGAGTCTGATCAAGCAAGGTTCCTATGCATCCGTATCAGCATTCCCCTCAAACCAACCGCTCCGGCGGGGAAGTCCAGTCACTAA
- the LOC115967191 gene encoding uncharacterized protein LOC115967191 yields the protein MLAFKETLLHCGLEDLGYHGHPFTWRSGRPSEAFVEVRLDQACASSEWRSVFPLAKVAHLQGQTRHKRLHRFEERWVAHEGCEEVIRDAWSYHPPNGSLMFKLFEKIKCCRMKLVAWS from the exons ATGTTGGCTTTCAAAGAAACCTTGTTGCACTGTGGGCTGGAAGACCTAGGGTACCATGGGCACCCTTTCACTTGGCGTAGTGGTAGACCTAGTGAGGCCTTTGTAGAAGTAAGATTGGATCAAGCATGCGCATCGTCGGAGTGGCGGAGCGTGTTCCCATTGGCAAAAGTAGCTCACTTGCAG GGACAGACTAGGCATAAGCGCCTCCACCGTTTTGAGGAACGTTGGGTGGCACACGAGGGATGTGAAGAGGTGATCAGGGATGCATGGAGCTACCATCCACCCAATGGAAGCCTTATGTTCAAGCTCTTCGAGAAGATTAAGTGTTGCAGAATGAAACTGGTGGCATGGAGCTGA